Proteins from one Pygocentrus nattereri isolate fPygNat1 chromosome 16, fPygNat1.pri, whole genome shotgun sequence genomic window:
- the cast gene encoding calpastatin isoform X15: MGQFFSWFRGSQETPALQDIAVEQQVNLTGYKHSQISSQAKQPTPTPAAPVSTVKPAEYEMGSASASAAGSAAKPGTTAPSAASTAASTAPTSTAATVSAGVSTGAKVSGGVSTGASVSGATPTGAASNLSTQVGASKVSPQVRVEVPPPATKNSAPATAVDPFDALAGSLPSSEPLAPKGPRYTGPEIKEPSLTSEEAKRCGEKEHTLPPGYRKEDMEKKMPAGKPDKPKEVSKPLTEDDALDSLSAGFVSSAVPSAPKTQATPPISSAKAPTVSAGSGAMSGKGATGGGAGAGKPTTDPVKPKDTLKDKPQSTVISSPILQPPKVTSTGVAKPSATANVSGSTAQKDDIKSKEAKVHAEAAPPAAKAGVPAPAVDPVAPKALQYSGPEVEEPGLTSEVAFRCGENKHTLPPGYRWEDMEKKVPAGVSDKPKEVSKPLTVDEAVDSLSAGFVSSAVPSAPKPETKAESVTAAQSKTAPPPPAQKRQDVTVPTNVSPAPPADKKARVEKSANDSVKAAPSSSPAGKPKTDEGDPMSLDALSALEDTLPAAKPAPESPKLRPEDIVDEKKAKAEKGVRVGEREDTRPPAYRFSEEKHKERPAPPKEPSMDPAEALDILSGDFTSPSVAPAVQAPVPPSAPAKQQPKVEELSALEQLAGDFVAPAQAKKVASVAPPPAAKSTVGPTSDEGDPMSLDALSALGDTLPTAKPVPKSPELRPEDIVDEKKLSSEKGMRVGERDDTLPPDYRFFEEASKKYPAPPKEPSLDTAEALDILSGDFTSPSVAPAVQAPVPPSAPPADSSADFALEELAGDFVAPTAASKVHSAVTAPRKADRQLSEDTTSAMDALSDTLKDIGPAPQPVPVAPKDIVKEKEAVEEKITKAGERDDTLPPDYRPTEADIKAAAEAKAKAKANVPPKQTSMDESTALDALSSDFSAPPVAAPSSHPHTPPAKTPPIHSAPAASGPALDKLATTLLPDLPETKPKDSKPKVKGGKSKSKPKKPAVDDAPTSGHLSGQPSTDVVSTSSTKKGGKS, encoded by the exons TCTCAGGCCAAACAGCCCACACCCACCCCAGCAGCGCCGGTCTCCACTGTGAAACCTGCAGAATATGAG ATGGGGTCTGCGTCAGCATCCGCTGCAGGTTCTGCTGCAAAGCCTGGCACTACCGCTCCCTCTGCAGCCTCTACTGCTGCAAGTACTGCCCCAACATCTACTGCAGCCACAGTCAGTGCAGGGGTTTCTACAGGAGCTAAAGTTAGTGGGGGAGTCTCAACAGGGGCTTCTGTCAGTGGAGCAACCCCTACAGGAGCAGCCAGCAATCTAAGCACCCAAGTCGGAGCTTCTAAAGTCTCACCCCAG GTGCGGGTGGAAGTGCCTCCTCCAGCAACCAAGAACAGTGCACCA GCAACTGCTGTAGATCCATTTGATGCCTTGGCTGGCAGTTTGCCATCATCAGAGCCTTTGGCTCCTAAAGGTCCTCGGTATACTGGACCAGAGATCAAAGAG CCTAGCCTAACCTCAGAAGAGGCTAAACGCTGTGGGGAGAAAGAGCACACACTGCCACCTGGATATAGAAAGGAAGACATG GAAAAGAAGATGCCTGCAGGAAAACCGGATAAGCCCAAGGAAGTTTCCAAG CCGTTAACAGAGGATGATGCCCTGGACTCTCTGTCTGCTGGTTTTGTATCATCTGCAGTCCCAAGTGCGCCAAAGACACAAGCG ACTCCACCCATCTCTTCTGCTAAAGCTCCCACTGTGAGCGCAGGCAGTGGAGCAATGAGTGGAAAAGGAGCAACAGGCGGAGGAGCTGGGGCAGGGAAGCCCACTACAGACCCAGTTAAGCCCAAAGATACTTTGAAAGACAAACCTCAG AGCACTGTGATTTCATCCCCCATACTGCAACCACCGAAGGTGACATCCACAGGAGTGGCTAAGCCCTCTGCCACTGCTAACGTCTCTGGAAGCACTGCCCAAAAAGATGATATTAAATCCAAAGAAGCCAAG GTGCATGCAGAAGCGGCTCCTCCAGCAGCCAAAGCCGGTGTTCCG GCACCTGCAGTAGATCCTGTGGCCCCTAAAGCTCTTCAGTATTCTGGACCAGAAGTCGAAGAG CCTGGCCTAACCTCAGAAGTGGCTTTTCGCTGTGGGGAGAACAAGCACACACTGCCTCCAGGGTACAGATGGGAAGACATG GAAAAGAAGGTTCCTGCTGGAGTATCAGATAAGCCCAAGGAAGTTTCCAAG CCCTTAACAGTGGATGAAGCTGTCGACTCTCTCTCTGCTGGATTTGTATCATCTGCAGTTCCAAGTGCACCAAAGCCAGAAACG AAGGCTGAAAGTGTGACTGCTGCCCAGTCAAAgactgctcctcctcctcctgctcagaAA CGGCAAGATGTGACTGTACCTACAAATGTATCCCCTGCTCCCCCTGCTGACAAGAAAGCAAGGGTAGAGAAG TCTGCTAATGACTCTGTGAAAGCAGCGCCTTCTTCTTCACCTGCTGGAAAACCAAAAACTGATGAG GGAGACCCCATGTCTTTGGATGCTCTGAGTGCTCTGGAAGACACACTGCCTGCTGCAAAACCAGCACCAGAATCCCCTAAACTCAGACCTGAGGACATTGTTGAT GAGAAGAAGGCCAAGGCAGAGAAAGGTGTGCGTGTAGGTGAGAGAGAGGATACTCGTCCACCTGCTTACAGATTCTCAGAGGAGAAGCACAAAGAGCGACCTGCTCCACCAAAGGAG CCCTCCATGGACCCAGCTGAAGCTCTGGATATTCTTTCTGGAGATTTCACCAGCCCCTCTGTAGCCCCTGCAGTCCAGGCCCCTGTTCCTCCCTCTGCCCCTGCTAAACAG CAACCTAAAGTAGAGGAATTGTCAGCTCTTGAACAACTAGCAGGTGATTTTGTGGCTCCTGCACAAGCCAAAAAG GTCGCTTCTGTTGCTCCCCCTCCAGCTGCTAAAAGCACCGTGGGACCCACATCTGACGAG GGTGACCCAATGTCTCTGGATGCTCTCAGCGCACTTGGTGACACACTGCCTACTGCAAAACCAGTTCCAAAATCTCCTGAACTCAGACCAGAGGACATTGTTGAT GAAAAGAAATTGTCATCAGAGAAGGGAATGCGTGTGGGTGAGAGAGATGACACACTGCCACCAGACtacagattctttgaggaggcATCCAAGAAGTACCCTGCACCCCCAAAGGAG cctTCCTTGGACACAGCTGAAGCTTTGGATATTCTGTCAGGAGATTTCACCAGCCCTTCAGTCGCTCCTGCAGTCCAGGCTCCTGTTCCTCCCTCAGCTCCCCCTGCAGAT AGCTCAGCGGATTTTGCCCTAGAGGAGCTTGCAGGTGACTTTGTTGCACCTACAGCTGCATCTAAGGTCCATTCTGCTGTTACAGCCCCCAGAAAAGCTGACAGACAA ttgtCAGAAGATACTACTTCAGCTATGGACGCTCTCTCAGACACACTGAAGGACATTGGCCCAGCGCCACAGCCAGTGCCAGTCGCTCCCAAAGACATTGTTAAG GAGAAGGAGGCTGTAGAAGAGAAGATCACTAAGGCCGGAGAGAGAGACGACACCCTTCCACCTGACTATCGGCCCACAGAGGCAGACATCAAG GCGGCTGCAGAAGCTAAGGCCAAAGCTAAGGCAAATGTCCCACCCAAACAG ACATCTATGGATGAGTCAACAGCGCTTGATGCGCTATCCAGTGACTTCTCTGCTCCTCCAGTAGCAGCACCTTCTTCACATCCACACACCCCTCCAGCAAAGACCCCACCCATCCACTCTGCACCAGCG GCATCAGGACCAGCATTGGACAAACTGGCAACCACACTGCTCCCAGACCTGCCTGAGACAAAACCAAAAGACAGCAAACCAAAG GTTAAGGGTGGAAAGTCAAAGTCTAAACCAAAG AAACCTGCAGTAGATGATGCGCCAACTTCAGGTCATCTCTCTGGTCAGCCGAGCACAGACGTGGTGTCCACTTCCTCCACAAAGAAAGGCGGAAAGAGCTAG
- the cast gene encoding calpastatin isoform X12 has protein sequence MGQFFSWFRGSQETPALQDIAVEQQVNLTGYKHSQISSQAKQPTPTPAAPVSTVKPAEYEMGSASASAAGSAAKPGTTAPSAASTAASTAPTSTAATVSAGVSTGAKVSGGVSTGASVSGATPTGAASNLSTQVGASKVSPQNTIISSSKLEPSKVTSTGVGSTVKKDDAKSKESKVRVEVPPPATKNSAPATAVDPFDALAGSLPSSEPLAPKGPRYTGPEIKEPSLTSEEAKRCGEKEHTLPPGYRKEDMEKKMPAGKPDKPKEVSKPLTEDDALDSLSAGFVSSAVPSAPKTQATPPISSAKAPTVSAGSGAMSGKGATGGGAGAGKPTTDPVKPKDTLKDKPQSTVISSPILQPPKVTSTGVAKPSATANVSGSTAQKDDIKSKEAKVHAEAAPPAAKAGVPAPAVDPVAPKALQYSGPEVEEPGLTSEVAFRCGENKHTLPPGYRWEDMEKKVPAGVSDKPKEVSKPLTVDEAVDSLSAGFVSSAVPSAPKPETKAESVTAAQSKTAPPPPAQKRQDVTVPTNVSPAPPADKKARVEKSANDSVKAAPSSSPAGKPKTDEGDPMSLDALSALEDTLPAAKPAPESPKLRPEDIVDEKKAKAEKGVRVGEREDTRPPAYRFSEEKHKERPAPPKEPSMDPAEALDILSGDFTSPSVAPAVQAPVPPSAPAKQQPKVEELSALEQLAGDFVAPAQAKKVASVAPPPAAKSTVGPTSDEGDPMSLDALSALGDTLPTAKPVPKSPELRPEDIVDEKKLSSEKGMRVGERDDTLPPDYRFFEEASKKYPAPPKEPSLDTAEALDILSGDFTSPSVAPAVQAPVPPSAPPADSSADFALEELAGDFVAPTAASKVHSAVTAPRKADRQLSEDTTSAMDALSDTLKDIGPAPQPVPVAPKDIVKEKEAVEEKITKAGERDDTLPPDYRPTEADIKAAAEAKAKAKANVPPKQTSMDESTALDALSSDFSAPPVAAPSSHPHTPPAKTPPIHSAPAASGPALDKLATTLLPDLPETKPKDSKPKVKGGKSKSKPKKPAVDDAPTSGHLSGQPSTDVVSTSSTKKGGKS, from the exons TCTCAGGCCAAACAGCCCACACCCACCCCAGCAGCGCCGGTCTCCACTGTGAAACCTGCAGAATATGAG ATGGGGTCTGCGTCAGCATCCGCTGCAGGTTCTGCTGCAAAGCCTGGCACTACCGCTCCCTCTGCAGCCTCTACTGCTGCAAGTACTGCCCCAACATCTACTGCAGCCACAGTCAGTGCAGGGGTTTCTACAGGAGCTAAAGTTAGTGGGGGAGTCTCAACAGGGGCTTCTGTCAGTGGAGCAACCCCTACAGGAGCAGCCAGCAATCTAAGCACCCAAGTCGGAGCTTCTAAAGTCTCACCCCAG AATACCATCATTTCATCATCTAAACTGGAGCCTTCTAAGGTGACATCCACAGGAGTGGGAAGTACCGTCAAAAAGGATGATGCTAAGTCAAAAGAATCCAAG GTGCGGGTGGAAGTGCCTCCTCCAGCAACCAAGAACAGTGCACCA GCAACTGCTGTAGATCCATTTGATGCCTTGGCTGGCAGTTTGCCATCATCAGAGCCTTTGGCTCCTAAAGGTCCTCGGTATACTGGACCAGAGATCAAAGAG CCTAGCCTAACCTCAGAAGAGGCTAAACGCTGTGGGGAGAAAGAGCACACACTGCCACCTGGATATAGAAAGGAAGACATG GAAAAGAAGATGCCTGCAGGAAAACCGGATAAGCCCAAGGAAGTTTCCAAG CCGTTAACAGAGGATGATGCCCTGGACTCTCTGTCTGCTGGTTTTGTATCATCTGCAGTCCCAAGTGCGCCAAAGACACAAGCG ACTCCACCCATCTCTTCTGCTAAAGCTCCCACTGTGAGCGCAGGCAGTGGAGCAATGAGTGGAAAAGGAGCAACAGGCGGAGGAGCTGGGGCAGGGAAGCCCACTACAGACCCAGTTAAGCCCAAAGATACTTTGAAAGACAAACCTCAG AGCACTGTGATTTCATCCCCCATACTGCAACCACCGAAGGTGACATCCACAGGAGTGGCTAAGCCCTCTGCCACTGCTAACGTCTCTGGAAGCACTGCCCAAAAAGATGATATTAAATCCAAAGAAGCCAAG GTGCATGCAGAAGCGGCTCCTCCAGCAGCCAAAGCCGGTGTTCCG GCACCTGCAGTAGATCCTGTGGCCCCTAAAGCTCTTCAGTATTCTGGACCAGAAGTCGAAGAG CCTGGCCTAACCTCAGAAGTGGCTTTTCGCTGTGGGGAGAACAAGCACACACTGCCTCCAGGGTACAGATGGGAAGACATG GAAAAGAAGGTTCCTGCTGGAGTATCAGATAAGCCCAAGGAAGTTTCCAAG CCCTTAACAGTGGATGAAGCTGTCGACTCTCTCTCTGCTGGATTTGTATCATCTGCAGTTCCAAGTGCACCAAAGCCAGAAACG AAGGCTGAAAGTGTGACTGCTGCCCAGTCAAAgactgctcctcctcctcctgctcagaAA CGGCAAGATGTGACTGTACCTACAAATGTATCCCCTGCTCCCCCTGCTGACAAGAAAGCAAGGGTAGAGAAG TCTGCTAATGACTCTGTGAAAGCAGCGCCTTCTTCTTCACCTGCTGGAAAACCAAAAACTGATGAG GGAGACCCCATGTCTTTGGATGCTCTGAGTGCTCTGGAAGACACACTGCCTGCTGCAAAACCAGCACCAGAATCCCCTAAACTCAGACCTGAGGACATTGTTGAT GAGAAGAAGGCCAAGGCAGAGAAAGGTGTGCGTGTAGGTGAGAGAGAGGATACTCGTCCACCTGCTTACAGATTCTCAGAGGAGAAGCACAAAGAGCGACCTGCTCCACCAAAGGAG CCCTCCATGGACCCAGCTGAAGCTCTGGATATTCTTTCTGGAGATTTCACCAGCCCCTCTGTAGCCCCTGCAGTCCAGGCCCCTGTTCCTCCCTCTGCCCCTGCTAAACAG CAACCTAAAGTAGAGGAATTGTCAGCTCTTGAACAACTAGCAGGTGATTTTGTGGCTCCTGCACAAGCCAAAAAG GTCGCTTCTGTTGCTCCCCCTCCAGCTGCTAAAAGCACCGTGGGACCCACATCTGACGAG GGTGACCCAATGTCTCTGGATGCTCTCAGCGCACTTGGTGACACACTGCCTACTGCAAAACCAGTTCCAAAATCTCCTGAACTCAGACCAGAGGACATTGTTGAT GAAAAGAAATTGTCATCAGAGAAGGGAATGCGTGTGGGTGAGAGAGATGACACACTGCCACCAGACtacagattctttgaggaggcATCCAAGAAGTACCCTGCACCCCCAAAGGAG cctTCCTTGGACACAGCTGAAGCTTTGGATATTCTGTCAGGAGATTTCACCAGCCCTTCAGTCGCTCCTGCAGTCCAGGCTCCTGTTCCTCCCTCAGCTCCCCCTGCAGAT AGCTCAGCGGATTTTGCCCTAGAGGAGCTTGCAGGTGACTTTGTTGCACCTACAGCTGCATCTAAGGTCCATTCTGCTGTTACAGCCCCCAGAAAAGCTGACAGACAA ttgtCAGAAGATACTACTTCAGCTATGGACGCTCTCTCAGACACACTGAAGGACATTGGCCCAGCGCCACAGCCAGTGCCAGTCGCTCCCAAAGACATTGTTAAG GAGAAGGAGGCTGTAGAAGAGAAGATCACTAAGGCCGGAGAGAGAGACGACACCCTTCCACCTGACTATCGGCCCACAGAGGCAGACATCAAG GCGGCTGCAGAAGCTAAGGCCAAAGCTAAGGCAAATGTCCCACCCAAACAG ACATCTATGGATGAGTCAACAGCGCTTGATGCGCTATCCAGTGACTTCTCTGCTCCTCCAGTAGCAGCACCTTCTTCACATCCACACACCCCTCCAGCAAAGACCCCACCCATCCACTCTGCACCAGCG GCATCAGGACCAGCATTGGACAAACTGGCAACCACACTGCTCCCAGACCTGCCTGAGACAAAACCAAAAGACAGCAAACCAAAG GTTAAGGGTGGAAAGTCAAAGTCTAAACCAAAG AAACCTGCAGTAGATGATGCGCCAACTTCAGGTCATCTCTCTGGTCAGCCGAGCACAGACGTGGTGTCCACTTCCTCCACAAAGAAAGGCGGAAAGAGCTAG
- the cast gene encoding calpastatin isoform X16 has product MGQFFSWFRGSQETPALQDIAVEQQVNLTGYKHSQISSQAKQPTPTPAAPVSTVKPAEYEMGSASASAAGSAAKPGTTAPSAASTAASTAPTSTAATVSAGVSTGAKVSGGVSTGASVSGATPTGAASNLSTQVGASKVSPQTTPISSAKVPPVSAGSGAASGTGGAGATGVGAGAGKPTIDPVKPKDISKDKVQNTIISSSKLEPSKVTSTGVGSTVKKDDAKSKESKVRVEVPPPATKNSAPATAVDPFDALAGSLPSSEPLAPKGPRYTGPEIKEPSLTSEEAKRCGEKEHTLPPGYRKEDMEKKMPAGKPDKPKEVSKPLTEDDALDSLSAGFVSSAVPSAPKTQATPPISSAKAPTVSAGSGAMSGKGATGGGAGAGKPTTDPVKPKDTLKDKPQVHAEAAPPAAKAGVPEKKVPAGVSDKPKEVSKPLTVDEAVDSLSAGFVSSAVPSAPKPETKAESVTAAQSKTAPPPPAQKRQDVTVPTNVSPAPPADKKARVEKSANDSVKAAPSSSPAGKPKTDEGDPMSLDALSALEDTLPAAKPAPESPKLRPEDIVDEKKAKAEKGVRVGEREDTRPPAYRFSEEKHKERPAPPKEPSMDPAEALDILSGDFTSPSVAPAVQAPVPPSAPAKQQPKVEELSALEQLAGDFVAPAQAKKVASVAPPPAAKSTVGPTSDEGDPMSLDALSALGDTLPTAKPVPKSPELRPEDIVDEKKLSSEKGMRVGERDDTLPPDYRFFEEASKKYPAPPKEPSLDTAEALDILSGDFTSPSVAPAVQAPVPPSAPPADSSADFALEELAGDFVAPTAASKVHSAVTAPRKADRQLSEDTTSAMDALSDTLKDIGPAPQPVPVAPKDIVKEKEAVEEKITKAGERDDTLPPDYRPTEADIKAAAEAKAKAKANVPPKQTSMDESTALDALSSDFSAPPVAAPSSHPHTPPAKTPPIHSAPAASGPALDKLATTLLPDLPETKPKDSKPKVKGGKSKSKPKKPAVDDAPTSGHLSGQPSTDVVSTSSTKKGGKS; this is encoded by the exons TCTCAGGCCAAACAGCCCACACCCACCCCAGCAGCGCCGGTCTCCACTGTGAAACCTGCAGAATATGAG ATGGGGTCTGCGTCAGCATCCGCTGCAGGTTCTGCTGCAAAGCCTGGCACTACCGCTCCCTCTGCAGCCTCTACTGCTGCAAGTACTGCCCCAACATCTACTGCAGCCACAGTCAGTGCAGGGGTTTCTACAGGAGCTAAAGTTAGTGGGGGAGTCTCAACAGGGGCTTCTGTCAGTGGAGCAACCCCTACAGGAGCAGCCAGCAATCTAAGCACCCAAGTCGGAGCTTCTAAAGTCTCACCCCAG ACTACGCCCATCTCTTCTGCTAAAGTTCCACCTGTGAGTGCAGGGAGTGGAGCAGCAAGtggaacaggaggagcaggagCAACGGGTGTAGGAGCTGGGGCCGGGAAGCCCACTATAGATCCGGTTAAGCCCAAAGATATTTCAAAAGACAAAGTCCAG AATACCATCATTTCATCATCTAAACTGGAGCCTTCTAAGGTGACATCCACAGGAGTGGGAAGTACCGTCAAAAAGGATGATGCTAAGTCAAAAGAATCCAAG GTGCGGGTGGAAGTGCCTCCTCCAGCAACCAAGAACAGTGCACCA GCAACTGCTGTAGATCCATTTGATGCCTTGGCTGGCAGTTTGCCATCATCAGAGCCTTTGGCTCCTAAAGGTCCTCGGTATACTGGACCAGAGATCAAAGAG CCTAGCCTAACCTCAGAAGAGGCTAAACGCTGTGGGGAGAAAGAGCACACACTGCCACCTGGATATAGAAAGGAAGACATG GAAAAGAAGATGCCTGCAGGAAAACCGGATAAGCCCAAGGAAGTTTCCAAG CCGTTAACAGAGGATGATGCCCTGGACTCTCTGTCTGCTGGTTTTGTATCATCTGCAGTCCCAAGTGCGCCAAAGACACAAGCG ACTCCACCCATCTCTTCTGCTAAAGCTCCCACTGTGAGCGCAGGCAGTGGAGCAATGAGTGGAAAAGGAGCAACAGGCGGAGGAGCTGGGGCAGGGAAGCCCACTACAGACCCAGTTAAGCCCAAAGATACTTTGAAAGACAAACCTCAG GTGCATGCAGAAGCGGCTCCTCCAGCAGCCAAAGCCGGTGTTCCG GAAAAGAAGGTTCCTGCTGGAGTATCAGATAAGCCCAAGGAAGTTTCCAAG CCCTTAACAGTGGATGAAGCTGTCGACTCTCTCTCTGCTGGATTTGTATCATCTGCAGTTCCAAGTGCACCAAAGCCAGAAACG AAGGCTGAAAGTGTGACTGCTGCCCAGTCAAAgactgctcctcctcctcctgctcagaAA CGGCAAGATGTGACTGTACCTACAAATGTATCCCCTGCTCCCCCTGCTGACAAGAAAGCAAGGGTAGAGAAG TCTGCTAATGACTCTGTGAAAGCAGCGCCTTCTTCTTCACCTGCTGGAAAACCAAAAACTGATGAG GGAGACCCCATGTCTTTGGATGCTCTGAGTGCTCTGGAAGACACACTGCCTGCTGCAAAACCAGCACCAGAATCCCCTAAACTCAGACCTGAGGACATTGTTGAT GAGAAGAAGGCCAAGGCAGAGAAAGGTGTGCGTGTAGGTGAGAGAGAGGATACTCGTCCACCTGCTTACAGATTCTCAGAGGAGAAGCACAAAGAGCGACCTGCTCCACCAAAGGAG CCCTCCATGGACCCAGCTGAAGCTCTGGATATTCTTTCTGGAGATTTCACCAGCCCCTCTGTAGCCCCTGCAGTCCAGGCCCCTGTTCCTCCCTCTGCCCCTGCTAAACAG CAACCTAAAGTAGAGGAATTGTCAGCTCTTGAACAACTAGCAGGTGATTTTGTGGCTCCTGCACAAGCCAAAAAG GTCGCTTCTGTTGCTCCCCCTCCAGCTGCTAAAAGCACCGTGGGACCCACATCTGACGAG GGTGACCCAATGTCTCTGGATGCTCTCAGCGCACTTGGTGACACACTGCCTACTGCAAAACCAGTTCCAAAATCTCCTGAACTCAGACCAGAGGACATTGTTGAT GAAAAGAAATTGTCATCAGAGAAGGGAATGCGTGTGGGTGAGAGAGATGACACACTGCCACCAGACtacagattctttgaggaggcATCCAAGAAGTACCCTGCACCCCCAAAGGAG cctTCCTTGGACACAGCTGAAGCTTTGGATATTCTGTCAGGAGATTTCACCAGCCCTTCAGTCGCTCCTGCAGTCCAGGCTCCTGTTCCTCCCTCAGCTCCCCCTGCAGAT AGCTCAGCGGATTTTGCCCTAGAGGAGCTTGCAGGTGACTTTGTTGCACCTACAGCTGCATCTAAGGTCCATTCTGCTGTTACAGCCCCCAGAAAAGCTGACAGACAA ttgtCAGAAGATACTACTTCAGCTATGGACGCTCTCTCAGACACACTGAAGGACATTGGCCCAGCGCCACAGCCAGTGCCAGTCGCTCCCAAAGACATTGTTAAG GAGAAGGAGGCTGTAGAAGAGAAGATCACTAAGGCCGGAGAGAGAGACGACACCCTTCCACCTGACTATCGGCCCACAGAGGCAGACATCAAG GCGGCTGCAGAAGCTAAGGCCAAAGCTAAGGCAAATGTCCCACCCAAACAG ACATCTATGGATGAGTCAACAGCGCTTGATGCGCTATCCAGTGACTTCTCTGCTCCTCCAGTAGCAGCACCTTCTTCACATCCACACACCCCTCCAGCAAAGACCCCACCCATCCACTCTGCACCAGCG GCATCAGGACCAGCATTGGACAAACTGGCAACCACACTGCTCCCAGACCTGCCTGAGACAAAACCAAAAGACAGCAAACCAAAG GTTAAGGGTGGAAAGTCAAAGTCTAAACCAAAG AAACCTGCAGTAGATGATGCGCCAACTTCAGGTCATCTCTCTGGTCAGCCGAGCACAGACGTGGTGTCCACTTCCTCCACAAAGAAAGGCGGAAAGAGCTAG